The Acropora palmata chromosome 3, jaAcrPala1.3, whole genome shotgun sequence nucleotide sequence GGTAGCTTTTTACCTTTCCATTCGATATTGAAGCTAGATTTAGTATTACTTTGCTGTTTTAGGTCAATTCTTACTCTGAAGTAATTTCtacatcattttctttttttggtttcatttctAGTCGCCCCAATTAGTGAAGCATTTCTGCTCAACTATATAAGCTCGAGAcgtaaatgaaaataatattattagctAAAAACAGCGCTCAAGAGTCTCCACCGATCTTCTTGTTACAATGAAATTGAAACACGAACAAGGAGTAGTACTCGAAAAGTTTACAAGCAGTGATTTGTTCGCAATTGCACTATGAAAACAATGTTACTATATGgtacatgaaaaaatacaGGGCTGTTTAATTAACATCGGCATAATTATGCACATGTACAGTACACCGGTAAATACAATTAATGCATTATGTTACCCGAAGAATTCATACATAACTTTTATTTATTCCACAGTCGAAGTCTCCATGTGTCAATCATAGCTGTCACAGTGGAAGCGCTTGTGTTCCTGAATACAAAGATAACACCTATCGATGCAAATGTCAACCAGGATTTGCTGGAATTCATTGTGAACGTAAAGGTATGATTCTTTTCATGAAATTCTCATTTGCCAGATATTGAGACAACTTCCCATCCAAAAAGCGATGTCCTGGAACCGAGGCTGTTTTATTTCTCTGGGATCCACTCTCTTTCAGCTGTCTCTCTCAGGCAAACCGAGTGTGGCAGGGAGGACCTCAGTCGTGCTCTTTGcccttttttcttcaatgaaATTGAACTAAAGTGCAATTTTATAGTATTTCAAGGCTAATAATTTACGAATTTGTCTCTAACTCAGCATCATATCTGTCCTGATACAGGTGATAAACGTCTAAAAGTGTCCCCAACTCTAACTCTCTTGGAAAAATGAACCGGCTCAAATATCCTTCACCTAAAAATATCTGCAACACTACAACAAAACGTTTTGCTTTGAATACTAGTTTTTCACCCTTGGACTAAATGGTACGCTTCATCACCAAATTCgagaattcttttcaaaattttgttaGTTAGTGCTtcgtgtaattttttttaggaatAAGTTGCAGTGAGATCAAATCTTACAGCCCCAAAGCCTTAAGTGGTTCTTATGCTATCGATCCTGATGGTGAAGGAGGCTGCGAACCTATCATCGTCTTTTGCAACATGACCGAAAACTATGGAATTGGCGTGACGGTGATTGGTCACGATAGTGAAGACAGAATGCTGGTCAAAGGGTATTCCGGTCAGGGACGTTACGCGAAAGCTGTCCACTACTCTGGAGTGAGCTCATCTTGTATTTCGCAGCTAGCCAACCTAACTGTAGTATCTTCTCACTGCGAGCAGTTTATCAAATACGAATGCCACCACTCTGTTATTCTGTACAACGGGAATCCTTATGGCTGGTGGGTGTCGCGAGATGGTGTAAAAATGAAGTATTGGGGTGGAGCAGGACCCGAGGATTCGTACAAGTGCGCATGCGGAGTAACGAAGCAGTGCGCAGATCGCAGCGATGGATGCAACTGTGATAAGAACGACGGTGTGTGGCGTGAGGACAGCGGGTTCCTCACGAAAAAGGCTCATCTTCCAGTCATCGAGTTGAGATTTGGAGATACCGACGCTTCCAACGAGAAAGGTTATCACACTCTTGGAAAGCTCAAGTGTTATGGAATAATTTAAGGGAGTGAATGACAGCTGGCTGCAGATCAGCTTGAAATTGACTAGCATACCAGCATTCATCGAATGGTGTACCGTACACCTTTATagttaataacaataataataataataataataatagtaataataataacgatttATTAACAGCATTTCTACAGAGTAGCTCTACATCTGTTAAATGAAACTAAATAGATATCTGTTAAATGCAACTAATATGTAACAAGAAGTTATACGCTTTACTATATACatattacaaattatttacactaaaatttgaaatcatgaaaatcaGGATGATAAAATTATGCCAGCCGCATAATAGCCTTAGCTTTTGGAATTTTGGCACTTTCCTTAACAAAATGATGGTAATCTGTAATAGGACTTATGCTGGCTGGTAGATCATTGTACAAGTTTACAAAGGAGTCTTGAAATGTTCCTTTTAGCAGAGAAATCTGCAGAAGTGGTGTGCTACTTGATCGTAAGGTGCGACTGGGATTATGTCTAGAGAGTGTCAGGTATCCAGGCCAGTTGTTATTGTAAAGAGCACGGTTTCCGAGTTTTAGGATATTCAGTTTGGTGTTTTCTAGATATTTAGTTTAGCGTATTCAGGCCAGTTAACGTTGTTGTTGTAAAGAGCACGCTTCCCGAGTTTTAGGATATTCAGTTTAGTGTTTTCTAGTGTTGGTAGCCAGCCAAGTTTTAAAACATCTTCTTCAGAGCAATAACTATTCAATGCAAAGCCGGCTGCTGCATTTTGTACGCGTTGTATCCTTTTCTGGAAAAACATCGGCAGAGGATAAGTAAAcgtttcattaaaatttagCTCGGACAATACGAGACTTTGAACCAGTGACTTTTTGTTTCCTGAGATGTCATGTTCTTGATTTTTCTCAGAACTGCGAGCACTCCAAAGCACGATGATGTCACATTCTTAACCGGCGTGCACAGTGCACCCAAGGTCTTCACTAAATGGTcctatttctcgaatatttggtgttctTTCGAGCGgattttttcacagaacaacctTAATGTTCTTCTAGAATGGTTTgacgcatgtttttggcatttttgatttttgacccaaactgaccattttgcaaagactatagcctttgcatgggctatagcctttggaagatgcctgattttcaaaattgtctcatttctcgaatatttggtgttttttcgagcggttttttgcacaaaacatcTCCAATGTTCTTATAGAATggtttttgcatgtttttggcatttttaatttttgacccaaactgaccattttgcaaaggctatagccttcccatgggctatagcctttgcaagatgcctgattttcaaaattgtctcatttctcgaatatttggtgttttttcgaacggttttttgcgcaaaacaactCCAATGTTCTTCTAGAATGGTTTgacgcatgtttttggcatttttaatttttgacccaaactgaccattttgcaaggactatagcctttgcgagatggcccattttcaaaattgtctcatttctcaaatatttggtgttttttcgagcgggtTTTGGCGCAAAACAACTCCAATGTTCTTgcagaatggtttttcgcatgtttttggaattttccaattttgacccaaactgaccaatttgcaaagactatagcctttgcatgggctatagcctttacaagatggccgattttcacaattttctcatttttcgaacattttgttttttttggagcgtttttttgcacagaacaactctaaggttcttgtaaaatggtttttcgaatgtttttggcattttaaatttttgacccaaactgaccattttgcaaaggctatagcctttgcgagatggccgattttcaaaatggtcctatttctcgaatatttggtgttttttcgagcgcttttttgcgcaaaacaactCCAATGTTCTTGCAGAACTGTTCCTCGcacgtttttggcatttttcatttttgacccaaactgaccaatttgcaaagactatagcctttgcatgggctaaagcctttacaagatggccgattttcacaattttctcatttttcgaacattttgttttttttttttggagcggttttttgcgcaaaacaactCCAATGTTCTTGCAGAATGGTTTCtcgcatgtttttagcatttttaagttttgacccaaactgaccattttgcaaaggctatagcctttgcgagatggccgattttcaaaatggtcctatttctcgaatatttggtgttttttggagcggtttttttcacagaacaacctTAATGTTCTTCTAGAATGGTTTgacgcatgtttttggcatttttaatttttgacccaaactgaccattttgcaaagactatagcctttgcatgggctaaagcctttacaagatggccgattttcacaattttctcatttttcgaacattttgttttttttttttggagcggttttttgcgcaaaacatCTCCAATGTTCTTCTGGAATGGTTTgacgcatgtttttggcatttttaatttttgacccaaactgaccattttgcaaggactatagcctttgcatgggctatagcctttgcgagATGGCccactttcaaaattgtcttatttctcgaatatttggtgtttttttgagcggtgttttgcacagaacaactctaatctTTTTGTGGAATGGTTTTGCTTATGttttgggaatttttaatttttgacccaaacggaccattttgcaaaggctatagccttcccatgggctatagcctttgcaagatgcctgattttcaaaattgtctcatttctcgaatatttggtgttttctcgagcggttttttgcacaaaacaactccaATGTTCTTCTTGAATGGTTTgacgcatgtttttggcatttttagtttttgaactaaactgaccattttgcaaaggctatagccttccCATGGGCTAAAGCGtttgcaagatggctgattttcaaaattgtctcattcctcgttatttggtgtttttttagcggttttttgctCAAAACAACCGTAATGTTTCTGTAAAATGggtttttgcatgtttttggcatttttaacttttgatcCAAAATGCCCAttctgcaaaggctatagcctttgcatgggctatagcatTTACAAGATgcctgattttcaaaattgtcttatttctcgaatatttggtgttttttggagcggttttttgcacagaacaactctaatctTTTTGTGGAATGGTTTTGcttatgtttttggcatttttaatttttgacccaaactgaccattttgcaaaggttatagccttcccatgggctatagcctttgcaagatgcctgattttcaaaattgtctcatttctcgaatatttggtgttttttcgagcggttttttgcacaaaacatcTCCAATGTTCTTCTAGAATGGTTTgacgcatgtttttggcatttttaatttttgacccaaactgaccattttgcaaggactatagcctttgcattggctatagcctttgcgagATGGCccactttcaaaattgtcttatttttcgaatatttggtgtttttttgagcggtgttttgcacagaacaactctaatctTTTTATGGAATGGTTTCGcttatgtttttggcatttttaattcttgacccaaactgaccattttgcaaaggctatagccttcccatgggctatagcctttgcaagatgcctgattttcaaaattgtctcatttctcgaatatttggtgttttctcgagcggttttttgcacaaaacatcTCCAATGTTCTTCTAGAATGGTTTgacgcatgtttttggcatttttaatttttgacctaaactgaccattttgcaaaggctatagccttcccatgggctatagcgtttgcaagatggctgattttcaaaattgtttcattcctcgttatttggtgttttttaagcggttttttgctCAAAACAACCGTAATGTTTCTGTAAAATGggtttttgcatgtttttggcatttttaacttttgatcCAAAATGCCCAttctgcaaaggctatagccttaacatgggctataacctctgcaagatggccgattttcaaaattgtctcatttctcgaatatttggtgttttttcgagcggttttttgcgcaaaacaactCCAATGTTCTTGCAGAATGGTTcctcgcatgtttttggcatttttgatttttgacccaaactgaccattttgcaaaggctatagccttcccatgggctatagcctttgcaagatgcctgattttcaaaattgtctcatttctcgaatatttggtgttttttcgagcggttttttgcacaaaacatcTCCAATATTCTTCTAGAATGGTTTgacgcatgtttttggcatttttaatttttgacccaaactgaccattttgcaaggactatagcctttgcatgggctatagcctttgcgagatggcccattttcaaaattgtctcatttctcgaatacttgctgttttttggagcggttttctgcacagaacaactctattgtttcttttacaatgggcttttgcatgtttttggcatttttaatttttgacgcaaactgaccattttgcaaagattatagcctttgcatgggctgtagcctttacaagatggccgattttcacaattttctcatttttcgaatattttgttttttttttggagcggttttttgcacagaacaactctaaggttcttgtaaaatggtttttcgaatgtttttggcatattaaatttttgacctaaactcaccattttgcaaaggctatagcctttgcatgggctatagcctttgcgagatggccgattttcaaaatggtcctataactcgaatatttggtgttttttggagcggtttttttcacagaacaactttaatgttctTCTATAATGGTTTGACGCATGTTTtcggcatttttaatttttgacccaaactgacaattttgcaaggactatagcctttgcatgggctatagcctttgcgagatggcccattttcaaaattgtctcatttatCGAATATTTGgggttttttcgagcagttttttgcacaaaacatcTCCAATGTTCTTATAGAATggtttttgcatgtttttggcatttttaatttttgacccaaactgaccattttgcaaaggctatagccttaacatgggctatagcctttgcaagatggctgattttcaaaattgtctcattcctcgttattttgtgttttttttagcggttttttgcacaaagcAACCCTAATGTTCTTTAAAAATGggtttttgcatgtttttggcatttttaactGTTGACCCAAAATGCCCATtctacaaaggctatagccttcccatgggctatagcctttgcaagatggccgattttcaaaattgtcctatttttcgaatatttggtttttttcgagcggttttttgcacaagaCAACTCTAAtcttcttgtagaatggtttttcgcatgtttttggcttttttatgtttagacccaaactgaccattttgcaaaggctatagcctttgcaagatggcggattttcaaaattgtctccttCCTCGAATAATTGCAtggggtatagcctttgcgagatggcccattttcaaaattgtctcatttctcgaatacttgctgttttttggagcggttttctgCACAAAACAGTTTTAATGATCTTGTAAAATGggtttttgcatgttttttgcatttttaatttttgacccaaactgaccattttgcaataggtatagcctttgcaagatggccgatttttaaaattgtctcatatCTCGAATATTTGGCTTCTtttaagcggttttttgcgcaaaacaactCCAATGTTCTTGCAGAATGGTtttatgcatgtttttggctcttttaatttttgacccgaactgaccattttgcaaagactatagcctttgcatgggctatagcctttacaagatggccgattttcaaaattttctcatttttcgaatattttgttttttttagtgttttttttttttgcacagaacaactctaatgttcttgtaaaatgggtttttgcatgtttttggcatttttagttttatttttatatttgattTTAGTGCTTTTTAGAAGGCTTAATCTGAAGCCACGCTAAAAGAAAACCTATTGTTTCCTAAACTCCCAATTAGGTTGTGTGGTTTTTTAGGGTTTGTTTTATTCCTGATTATTTTCTTGATATACAAATATATGATCAAGTCGATAGTCGATGCCATTTCGGATCATTGTACTTTCTAAACTCTGTTCTAAACTACAATAACCGTAATTGCTCATGCATTTAAAATTGGGTTTTTATCAACTTTCAAACTGAATATTCACGGACATAGATTATTCTGAGAAAAATATGATGATGCAAAACCAGTTTAAAATCATTaaggaaaattgaaaaccaTTTTAAGTGAGGGTATCGAACTTCTGATCACAAACAACAGGACTTTGCGAGCCCTCACCACTATGATAGCAGGTGTAATTGTGTCTATATGGAGAATGCAAAACGCAAAAGGCTTCATAAGTtactgttatcattattatt carries:
- the LOC141877550 gene encoding contactin-associated protein-like 2 isoform X2; its protein translation is MEMTSAWLQKLPYKLENGFLAYGSFSPFCYHSLTTKKIITSSPEDKLDCGFACIAEPKCVSFNIAANADSNDLFLCELLDTDMFHGKGKVQSNASFHHFSPSKSPCVNHSCHSGSACVPEYKDNTYRCKCQPGFAGIHCERKGISCSEIKSYSPKALSGSYAIDPDGEGGCEPIIVFCNMTENYGIGVTVIGHDSEDRMLVKGYSGQGRYAKAVHYSGVSSSCISQLANLTVVSSHCEQFIKYECHHSVILYNGNPYGWWVSRDGVKMKYWGGAGPEDSYKCACGVTKQCADRSDGCNCDKNDGVWREDSGFLTKKAHLPVIELRFGDTDASNEKGYHTLGKLKCYGII
- the LOC141877550 gene encoding contactin-associated protein-like 2 isoform X1, translating into MKMKSVAFELVSLFSLAEMTSAWLQKLPYKLENGFLAYGSFSPFCYHSLTTKKIITSSPEDKLDCGFACIAEPKCVSFNIAANADSNDLFLCELLDTDMFHGKGKVQSNASFHHFSPSKSPCVNHSCHSGSACVPEYKDNTYRCKCQPGFAGIHCERKGISCSEIKSYSPKALSGSYAIDPDGEGGCEPIIVFCNMTENYGIGVTVIGHDSEDRMLVKGYSGQGRYAKAVHYSGVSSSCISQLANLTVVSSHCEQFIKYECHHSVILYNGNPYGWWVSRDGVKMKYWGGAGPEDSYKCACGVTKQCADRSDGCNCDKNDGVWREDSGFLTKKAHLPVIELRFGDTDASNEKGYHTLGKLKCYGII